TATATACACTCAAGCTAGGAACTACCTTAATCCTAAGAGAGAATTGAAAGCTGCGAGTCTACCAGCTGAGCTCCTCGGGCAACCCGCCAGGATACTCGCCCGTTAGACAGGCGGTGCAGTAGCCAGCTTTCAGGGGATTCACATGGGCCTTGTTCATCTGGACGGCCTTCACCAGACCCTCCACACTCAGGTAGGCCAGACTATCCGCACCCACGTGATCGGCCAGCTGATCCGCGTTCAGTTTGTTGGCTATGAGCTCCTCCCGAGTGGGAATATTGATGCCCATGTAGCAGGGATACTGCAGCGGTGGGCTGGCAATGCGAATGTGCACCTCGGTGGCTCCGGCATCTCGCAGGAGCTTGATAATGGGTCCAATGGTGTTACCTCTTACTATGGAGTCATCTATCAGGACGATCCGCTTGCCTTCCACGTTTTGAGCCAGGGCACCGAACTTCTTGGCGACGCCCAGTTGGCGCAATCTTGTCGAGGGTTGGATGAAGGTGCGGCCCACATAGCGATTCTTGCACAGGACCTCTCCGAAGGGCAGTCCCGACTCCCTGGCATAACCGTGGGCAGCTGCAGTGCCCGATTCCGGAACCGAGCTGACCAAGTCCGCATCCAGGGGGAACTCCCTGGCCAACTGGCGGCCACACTGCAGCCTGGCTGAGTAGACCATCTGGCCCTCGAACATGGAATCGCTGCGGGCAAAGTAGACGTACTCAAAGATGCAGAATGCCATGCGTTTGTAGTCCGGTCGCTCGACGATATCCACGGTTCTATAGCCATTCCTGGACAGCTCGATGATCTCGCCCGGCTCCACTTCGCGGACATATCGTGCGCCAATGGAGAGGAAGCCACAACTCTCGCTGCTGACCACCCAACCTTCGGCCAGTTGGTCATTGATATTCGCATGTCCTGCGTCCACAGGGACTATTTTGCCCAGGCAAAGAGGTCGATTTCCGTAGGAATCTCGCACGGCGTAGATCTTGTCCTTGTGCATCACCACCAGGGAGTATGAGAGGGGAGCGAGGGTCATGAAGTGGCGAATCCTGGCCGGCCAGTTGGGTCCATCGTGCTCGGACACATCCTCGGGAGCACAGCACAGGGACTGGGCAATCAGCTCGCTGTCGCTGTGCGTGGACAGGCCCACTCCTCGCTCCAGGACCTCCCGCCGCAAGGACTCGCAGTTCACCAGCTCTCCATTGTGGGCGATCGCCAGGGCTCCATGGGCCGTGTGGACCACAAAGGGCTGGCAGTTTACCACCTCCGAGGCTGCTGCCGTGGAGTATCGAGTGTGTCCTATGCCCAGGTTGCCCTTCAACTTCCGGATGGCCTCGTCGTTGAACAGATTGTTGATCATGCCCATGCCCTTGTGCACGCTGAAGTTCTTGGAGCTCTTCCCCAGGCTGGTCACTATTCCCGCCGACTCCTGGCCCCGATGCTGCAGGGCCACCAGACCCAGGCAGATCATTTGTGCTATGTCCAGCTGGAAGCAGAAAAATCCCATTTAGCTAAGGCTTTTCTGTgagttgatttta
This window of the Drosophila biarmipes strain raj3 chromosome 3L, RU_DBia_V1.1, whole genome shotgun sequence genome carries:
- the LOC108028625 gene encoding amidophosphoribosyltransferase, producing the protein MAQSDSGSCCAKLNNDGGCCQKAKDVSSKDISPKVFPDKIYKSVQPKGEDATGMTCECGVFGAIACGDYPTQLDIAQMICLGLVALQHRGQESAGIVTSLGKSSKNFSVHKGMGMINNLFNDEAIRKLKGNLGIGHTRYSTAAASEVVNCQPFVVHTAHGALAIAHNGELVNCESLRREVLERGVGLSTHSDSELIAQSLCCAPEDVSEHDGPNWPARIRHFMTLAPLSYSLVVMHKDKIYAVRDSYGNRPLCLGKIVPVDAGHANINDQLAEGWVVSSESCGFLSIGARYVREVEPGEIIELSRNGYRTVDIVERPDYKRMAFCIFEYVYFARSDSMFEGQMVYSARLQCGRQLAREFPLDADLVSSVPESGTAAAHGYARESGLPFGEVLCKNRYVGRTFIQPSTRLRQLGVAKKFGALAQNVEGKRIVLIDDSIVRGNTIGPIIKLLRDAGATEVHIRIASPPLQYPCYMGINIPTREELIANKLNADQLADHVGADSLAYLSVEGLVKAVQMNKAHVNPLKAGYCTACLTGEYPGGLPEELSW